The Acidianus infernus genome window below encodes:
- a CDS encoding Rieske 2Fe-2S domain-containing protein: MIYEKDGKEYSFLAVCPHKNRPILFEGYKIDNDKIECPFHHAVFSLITGELIKPPNSKTPCPADCKLIKVEFISSGVKFYGKPIIPELPRKDT, encoded by the coding sequence ATGATATACGAAAAAGATGGTAAAGAATATTCTTTCCTTGCAGTTTGCCCTCACAAAAATAGACCTATTCTTTTTGAAGGTTATAAAATTGATAACGATAAAATAGAATGTCCTTTTCATCATGCAGTCTTTAGCCTTATAACTGGAGAATTAATAAAGCCTCCTAACTCTAAAACGCCTTGTCCCGCTGACTGTAAATTAATCAAGGTAGAGTTTATTTCCTCAGGAGTTAAATTTTATGGTAAGCCAATTATTCCAGAATTACCTAGAAAAGATACATAA
- a CDS encoding zinc-ribbon domain-containing protein, translated as MKVCPRCGHLNPDNAYVCEKCGYYLGFESVPHIMPSTPITPPEKPLVKVCPVCGYINPGDAMKCQRCGYVFQQPQVIVCPRCGSENPINATHCLRCGYPFKQSVPQTIVQRRKFPTIPVLASVIIAYIMIIILVYLLG; from the coding sequence ATGAAAGTTTGTCCAAGATGTGGTCATTTAAATCCAGACAATGCATACGTCTGTGAAAAGTGTGGTTATTATTTAGGTTTTGAGAGCGTACCACACATTATGCCTTCTACACCTATAACTCCTCCTGAGAAGCCTCTAGTTAAGGTTTGTCCAGTTTGTGGTTATATTAATCCTGGAGACGCAATGAAGTGTCAAAGGTGTGGTTACGTTTTTCAACAACCTCAGGTCATTGTTTGCCCTAGGTGCGGTTCAGAAAACCCAATAAATGCAACTCATTGCTTAAGGTGCGGATATCCTTTTAAGCAATCTGTTCCTCAAACCATCGTACAGAGGAGAAAGTTTCCTACTATTCCAGTGCTTGCATCAGTAATTATAGCATATATAATGATAATAATTCTAGTTTACTTACTGGGCTAA
- a CDS encoding AbrB/MazE/SpoVT family DNA-binding domain-containing protein → MYKLKVHKKGIIVIPKEVRDKLNIKEGDELNVVADGEGIFIFPQRNIEKYFGSDKDAIKALKVLEEERRKERESSS, encoded by the coding sequence ATGTATAAGCTTAAAGTTCATAAGAAGGGGATCATAGTAATTCCCAAAGAGGTTAGGGACAAGCTTAATATTAAGGAAGGGGACGAGTTGAACGTGGTTGCTGATGGCGAGGGGATTTTCATTTTTCCTCAAAGGAACATCGAGAAGTATTTTGGTAGCGATAAAGACGCTATAAAAGCGCTTAAGGTATTAGAAGAGGAGAGGAGAAAAGAACGTGAGAGTAGTTCTTGA
- a CDS encoding type II toxin-antitoxin system VapC family toxin: MRVVLDASAILLYFYGNESVKEIISRSKEVYVNPVNLTEFLYSYTKVKGWKKALFKYTLVRNSFKVIDITDEIVRTSAKLKVKYNLSLGDSFLLASAISINGNAVTSDHELEDVKEAKVILVR; this comes from the coding sequence GTGAGAGTAGTTCTTGACGCCTCAGCCATACTTCTCTACTTTTACGGTAATGAGAGCGTCAAGGAGATAATCTCGAGGTCAAAGGAAGTTTATGTTAACCCCGTCAACTTGACAGAGTTTTTGTACTCATACACTAAAGTAAAGGGGTGGAAGAAGGCGTTATTTAAGTATACTTTGGTAAGGAATTCCTTCAAGGTTATCGACATCACTGATGAAATAGTTAGAACATCAGCTAAGTTGAAAGTAAAATACAACCTCTCCCTTGGTGACTCGTTTCTATTGGCTTCAGCTATCAGTATTAACGGCAATGCAGTGACAAGCGATCACGAGCTGGAAGACGTTAAGGAGGCAAAAGTGATACTCGTTAGATAG
- a CDS encoding PaREP1 family protein, whose amino-acid sequence MQIENILKFLEEADELLKKGDLIQASEKLYKAEEEAIKFLSYRENISVLSKVKKEDRWKSEFLFDASLQLSNSYPEIKDIWKSAWILHVEGFHETRLDENKVKFYADNVKKLRKILEPFF is encoded by the coding sequence TTGCAGATAGAGAATATATTAAAGTTCTTGGAAGAGGCTGATGAACTGTTAAAGAAAGGAGATTTAATACAAGCATCAGAGAAACTATACAAAGCAGAAGAAGAAGCAATAAAATTCCTATCCTATAGAGAGAATATTAGTGTTTTATCTAAGGTTAAAAAAGAGGACAGATGGAAATCCGAGTTTCTGTTTGATGCCTCTTTACAGCTTTCTAACTCTTACCCTGAAATTAAGGATATATGGAAGAGCGCGTGGATTCTTCACGTGGAGGGTTTTCATGAAACTAGGCTAGATGAAAACAAAGTTAAATTTTATGCAGATAACGTTAAAAAGTTACGTAAAATCTTAGAACCATTTTTTTAG
- a CDS encoding PaREP1 family protein has product MLSLKTSADIYLEEADELLKKGDLIQASEKLYKAAEEAIRLLSFILKLNLEIVNTKSLTDAVFLISEKLNDSKIPIYWASAISLITVNLSKEVVKDLRNDVEELVKIADREYIKVLGRG; this is encoded by the coding sequence ATGTTAAGCTTAAAAACTTCTGCAGACATTTACTTGGAAGAGGCTGATGAACTGTTAAAGAAAGGAGATTTAATACAAGCATCAGAGAAACTATACAAAGCAGCAGAAGAAGCAATAAGGCTCTTGTCCTTCATTCTAAAATTAAACTTGGAAATTGTTAATACTAAATCTCTTACTGATGCTGTGTTTTTAATTTCGGAGAAATTAAATGACAGTAAAATACCTATTTATTGGGCATCTGCAATATCCCTTATTACAGTAAATCTGAGTAAGGAAGTAGTAAAAGACCTTAGAAACGACGTTGAAGAGTTGGTTAAAATTGCAGATAGAGAATATATTAAAGTTCTTGGAAGAGGCTGA
- a CDS encoding winged helix-turn-helix domain-containing protein: MALFNKRKRDKYDIYHDILKACKNNVGGINKTRLMYSANLTFEVANKYLPLLEKCGLIIRKDNLYFITNKGEEVLQKLTRFKEIKGEMKEIVEKLKEELPH; the protein is encoded by the coding sequence ATGGCCCTATTTAACAAGAGAAAGAGAGACAAGTATGATATTTACCACGATATTCTGAAGGCATGTAAAAATAATGTCGGGGGCATAAATAAAACGAGATTAATGTACTCGGCTAACTTAACATTTGAGGTAGCAAATAAATACCTACCGTTATTAGAGAAATGCGGCTTAATAATCAGAAAAGATAATTTGTATTTCATAACTAATAAAGGAGAAGAGGTTCTTCAAAAATTAACTAGGTTTAAGGAAATTAAAGGAGAGATGAAAGAAATTGTCGAGAAGTTAAAGGAGGAACTTCCTCATTGA
- a CDS encoding S26 family signal peptidase, with amino-acid sequence MLRAIAYIFLSLLLISIAFSLISQYFFGLPYGWNIEATNSMVPELNPGCIVFIMPLLGKPHIGEIVAYKPPFYNHYIVHEIIEEKACGYITKGIHNKFPDPWIVKPYWIKGFVPVILGRPLSIPYIGYAISTVDTTQGKIYALITIFGIYILLEIIDKNKIEIMQRKQYNKLNTKLIFSTLFVLFFIVFFVIFSVNTILTRAQWTSTCAPSFLTKKEIGVSFKIGVLPECKNITLVLPVNVSKFIFKFPLAILFYSNTSNLQLIGNKTICHSSNITFMLNSGKGGFKSTNVGFLIVPELLPYCIMEGLFSFNPLLFLVVYSAFLSSIILGIIIIISKLLSLSY; translated from the coding sequence TTGTTAAGAGCTATTGCTTACATATTCTTATCCTTGCTTTTAATTTCCATAGCATTTAGTTTAATTTCACAATACTTCTTTGGCTTACCTTACGGCTGGAATATTGAAGCAACGAATTCCATGGTACCAGAACTTAATCCAGGTTGCATAGTCTTCATAATGCCATTATTAGGAAAACCTCACATTGGAGAAATAGTAGCTTATAAACCGCCTTTTTATAACCATTATATAGTCCATGAAATAATAGAAGAGAAAGCGTGTGGATATATAACTAAAGGAATTCATAATAAATTTCCAGATCCTTGGATAGTTAAGCCATATTGGATTAAGGGTTTTGTACCAGTGATTTTAGGAAGACCATTATCTATTCCTTATATAGGTTACGCTATTTCTACAGTGGATACTACCCAAGGTAAAATATATGCATTAATAACAATTTTTGGAATTTATATATTATTAGAGATTATAGATAAAAATAAAATAGAAATAATGCAGAGAAAACAGTATAATAAGCTAAATACAAAATTAATATTTTCCACGTTATTCGTGTTATTCTTTATAGTATTCTTCGTTATATTCTCAGTTAATACTATACTAACTAGAGCTCAATGGACTTCTACATGTGCGCCTTCGTTTCTTACTAAGAAGGAGATTGGAGTTTCATTTAAAATTGGAGTATTACCTGAGTGTAAAAACATTACGTTAGTCCTACCGGTTAACGTTAGTAAGTTCATATTTAAATTCCCACTTGCCATATTATTTTACTCTAATACAAGTAATTTACAATTAATTGGGAATAAAACAATATGTCATTCATCTAATATTACATTTATGCTAAATTCTGGAAAAGGAGGATTTAAATCAACTAATGTGGGATTCTTAATAGTCCCAGAACTATTACCTTATTGTATTATGGAAGGCTTGTTCTCTTTTAACCCTTTATTATTTTTAGTAGTTTATTCAGCGTTCCTCTCGTCAATAATACTGGGCATAATAATTATAATAAGCAAACTTCTTTCCTTAAGTTATTAA
- a CDS encoding DUF4898 domain-containing protein yields the protein MKNLKVEKYYKIPMKLDLSECKRINEVPFSLVENYVKFFNFFLPRNISEVIVIIPKNKMSESEVIGHAIRKIRNIDNIKIILLSDKITNKFILCLK from the coding sequence ATGAAAAATTTAAAAGTAGAAAAGTATTATAAAATACCTATGAAATTAGATTTAAGTGAATGTAAGAGAATAAATGAAGTTCCATTTAGTCTTGTTGAAAATTATGTTAAGTTCTTTAATTTCTTCTTACCTCGTAATATATCTGAGGTTATAGTAATAATTCCTAAGAATAAAATGAGTGAATCAGAGGTAATTGGGCATGCGATAAGAAAAATAAGAAATATAGATAATATAAAAATTATTTTATTAAGTGATAAGATAACTAATAAGTTCATTCTATGCTTAAAATGA